In the Clostridium cellulovorans 743B genome, GACCTAGGATTAGAACAAGATAACTTAGCTAGATTTTTCCAAATGGCTGTTGACTATGCTAAGAAAATTGGATTTACTGGTCAATTCTTAATCGAACCAAAACCAAAGGAACCAACAAAGCACCAATATGATTTTGACGTTGCAACTGTTTTAGGATTCCTTAGAAAATATAACTTAGAAAAATATTTCAAAATGAATATAGAAGCTAACCACGCAACACTTGCACAACACACATTCCAACATGAAGTTGCTGTTGCTAGAGTAAATGGAGTTCTTGGAAGTCTTGATGTTAACCAAGGAGATCCAAACTTAGGTTGGGATACAGACCAATTCCCAACAAACATCTATGATGCAACTATGGTTATGTACGAAGTATTAAAGAATGGTGGAATTGCACCAGGTGGATTAAACTTCGATGCTAAAACAAGAAGAGCTTCTTTTGAACCAGAAGATTTATTCCTTTCTTATATAGCTGGTATGGATACAATGGCTAAAGGTTTAAGAGTTGCATATTCACTTCTTGACGATGCTGTATTAGAAAACAATACTTCTGAAAGATACAAGACTTTCAGCGAAGGTATCGGTAAAGATATAGTTGAAGGAAAAGTAGACTTCGAATCATTAGAAAAGTATGCTCTTGAAAATTCAGTTATATCTAACAAATCAGGAAGACAAGAATACTTAGAATCTGTTGTTAACCAATACATCTTCAACGACTAATTTTAAACTAACAAATATTATTCTAAATAAAAGAATAGTTTTCAAGAAAACTGTAACAAAATACATTTAAGTAGCTAGAATTAAATTACACATAGTATAGAGGCAGTAGTTCATATTGTCTCTATATTTTATAAATAAATATAAAAGGGGTATAAAATTATGAAAATATTTATAGATACAGCTAATGTTGATGAAATTATCGAAGCTAACGACATGGGAGTTATTTGTGGTGTAACTACAAACCCTTCATTAGTAGCAAAAGAAGGAAAAGACTTTAATGAAGTTATAAAAACTATAGCATCAATCGTTGATGGTCCTATAAGTGGAGAAGTTAACAGTGATGATGCAGAAGGTATGATTGTTGAAGGAAGAGAAATAGCTAAAATCCACAAAAACATGGTTGTTAAAATTCCAATGACTAAAGAAGGTTTAAAAGCAGTTAAAGTTTTAACAGCTGAAGGAATTAAAACTAATGTTACTTTAGTATTTAGTGCTGCTCAAGCATTGCTTGCTGCAAACGCAGGAGCAACTTATGTAAGTCCTTTCGTTGGTAGATTAGACGATATCGGAAGCACTGGTATGGAGCTTATAGAAAAAATTGCTTACATATTTGAAAGACAAGATATAGAAACAGAAATTATTGCAGCTAGCATAAGAAGTTCAATTCACGCAATTGAAGCAGCAGAAGCTGGAGCACACATTGCTACAATTCCTTATGGAGTGTTAATGAACATGGCTAAACACCCATTAACAGATTCAGGTATCGAAAGATTTAAAAAAGATTGGGCAGATGCTTTTAATAAATAATAGGGAGGATTAACTATGAAATTTTTAGGAGTAGATTTAGGAACATCCTCAGTAAAAATCATTATGGTTGATGAAGAAGGAAAGCTTTTAAGTTCAGTTTCAAAAGAGTATCCTGTAAGTTATCCAAAGAACGGTTGGTCTGAGCAAAATCCAGAAGACTGGTGGAATGGCACTAAAGAAGGTATAAGGGAACTTATGGAGAAATCCAAGGTTAGTGGCGAAGAAGTTAAAGGCATAGGCTTTAGTGGTCAAATGCACGGACTTGTAATCCTAGATAAAGATAATAATGTAT is a window encoding:
- the xylA gene encoding xylose isomerase, with translation MREYFANVPKIKYEGKDSKNPLAFKYYNPDEVVGGKTMKEHLRFTLSYWHTLTGAGSDPFGVGTMLRPWDCAEDEMELAKMRMEANFELMDKLGIEYFAFHDRDIAPEGKTLADTNEKLDEIVAYCKELMQKHGKKLLWGTANMFGNPRFVHGAATTCNADVFAYAAAQTKKAMDVTKELGGENYVFWGGREGYETLLNTDLGLEQDNLARFFQMAVDYAKKIGFTGQFLIEPKPKEPTKHQYDFDVATVLGFLRKYNLEKYFKMNIEANHATLAQHTFQHEVAVARVNGVLGSLDVNQGDPNLGWDTDQFPTNIYDATMVMYEVLKNGGIAPGGLNFDAKTRRASFEPEDLFLSYIAGMDTMAKGLRVAYSLLDDAVLENNTSERYKTFSEGIGKDIVEGKVDFESLEKYALENSVISNKSGRQEYLESVVNQYIFND
- the fsa gene encoding fructose-6-phosphate aldolase is translated as MKIFIDTANVDEIIEANDMGVICGVTTNPSLVAKEGKDFNEVIKTIASIVDGPISGEVNSDDAEGMIVEGREIAKIHKNMVVKIPMTKEGLKAVKVLTAEGIKTNVTLVFSAAQALLAANAGATYVSPFVGRLDDIGSTGMELIEKIAYIFERQDIETEIIAASIRSSIHAIEAAEAGAHIATIPYGVLMNMAKHPLTDSGIERFKKDWADAFNK